The proteins below come from a single Gemmatimonadota bacterium genomic window:
- the acs gene encoding acetate--CoA ligase — MSDLYQPNETFRNKAHLKSLDEYRREYERSVADPEAFWAEKAESFHWFRKWDRIRSYNYDMRKGPVSIKWFEGGKTNIVHNCIDRHLETRADQTAIIWEGNEPGEDARLTFRELNEQVCKFANVLKSRGVGKGDRVSIYLPMIPELAVAMLACARIGAVHSIVFGGFSADSLSDRIVDSTCKTVITANGTHRGDKPVFMKPVADDAMASAEKEMGEPVTTCIVVDRVKDDPDFQFPMEEGRDFWWHDLMARADADCPCEEMDAEDPLFILYTSGSTGKPKGVQHTVGGYMVYTGVTHRYVFDYHEGDIYFCGADIGWVTGHSYIIYGPLGNGATTIMFEGIPTYPAPDRCWEIIEKYGVNQFYTAPTAIRALAREGEDWPARHPMPTLQLLGTVGEPINPEAWRWYHVNVGKERCPIVDTWWQTETGGIMISPLPGAIPTKPGSATLPFFGVKPVLLDGESGRELEGNGIMGVLAIREPWPGQMRTVYGDHQRFEETYFQQYKGYYFTGDGCRRDEDGYYWITGRVDDVINVSGHRMGTAEVESALVAHGSVAEAAVVGFPHEIKGQGIYAYVTLNVGEEYTEDLRGDLKKQVRSIIGPIATPDVIHWAPALPKTRSGKIMRRILRKIATNELDQIGDTTTLADPAVVDQLIENR, encoded by the coding sequence ATGTCCGACCTGTATCAGCCCAATGAAACTTTTCGCAACAAGGCGCACCTGAAGAGCCTGGACGAATACCGACGGGAATACGAGCGTTCCGTCGCCGACCCGGAGGCCTTCTGGGCCGAGAAGGCGGAATCGTTCCACTGGTTCAGGAAATGGGACCGGATCCGGTCCTATAACTACGATATGCGGAAGGGCCCCGTGTCCATCAAGTGGTTCGAAGGCGGCAAGACCAACATCGTGCATAACTGCATCGACCGCCATCTCGAGACGCGCGCCGACCAGACGGCCATCATCTGGGAAGGCAACGAGCCGGGCGAGGACGCACGCCTCACCTTCCGCGAACTGAACGAGCAGGTCTGCAAGTTCGCCAACGTGCTCAAGTCGCGGGGCGTCGGAAAAGGCGACCGGGTATCCATCTACCTTCCCATGATCCCCGAACTGGCCGTCGCCATGCTGGCCTGCGCCCGGATCGGCGCAGTCCATTCCATCGTGTTCGGCGGGTTCTCGGCCGATTCGCTGTCGGACCGCATCGTGGATTCGACCTGCAAGACGGTCATCACCGCCAACGGGACCCATCGCGGCGACAAGCCGGTCTTCATGAAGCCGGTGGCGGACGATGCCATGGCCTCGGCGGAGAAGGAGATGGGCGAACCGGTCACCACCTGCATCGTGGTCGACCGGGTCAAGGACGATCCCGACTTTCAGTTTCCCATGGAGGAAGGCCGGGACTTCTGGTGGCATGACCTGATGGCCCGGGCCGACGCCGATTGCCCGTGCGAGGAGATGGACGCCGAGGATCCCCTGTTCATCCTCTATACCTCCGGGTCTACGGGCAAGCCGAAGGGCGTCCAGCACACCGTCGGCGGATACATGGTATACACCGGCGTCACCCACCGCTACGTCTTCGATTACCATGAAGGCGACATCTATTTCTGCGGTGCGGACATCGGCTGGGTCACGGGACATTCCTACATCATCTACGGCCCCCTGGGCAACGGCGCCACGACGATCATGTTCGAGGGCATTCCTACCTATCCGGCGCCCGACCGGTGCTGGGAGATCATCGAGAAGTACGGTGTCAACCAGTTCTACACGGCGCCGACCGCCATCCGGGCGCTGGCGCGGGAAGGCGAAGACTGGCCGGCGCGGCATCCCATGCCCACGCTCCAGCTCCTGGGCACGGTAGGCGAGCCGATCAATCCCGAGGCCTGGCGGTGGTACCACGTCAACGTGGGCAAGGAGCGGTGCCCCATCGTGGACACGTGGTGGCAGACGGAGACCGGCGGGATCATGATCTCCCCGCTGCCTGGCGCCATCCCTACCAAGCCGGGTTCCGCCACCCTGCCCTTCTTCGGCGTGAAGCCCGTGCTGCTGGACGGTGAGAGCGGAAGAGAACTCGAGGGCAACGGCATCATGGGCGTGCTGGCCATCCGGGAGCCCTGGCCCGGGCAGATGCGGACGGTGTACGGAGACCACCAGCGGTTTGAGGAAACCTACTTTCAGCAGTACAAGGGGTATTACTTCACCGGGGACGGCTGCCGAAGGGACGAGGACGGATACTACTGGATCACGGGCCGTGTGGACGACGTCATCAACGTCTCCGGCCACCGGATGGGCACGGCCGAGGTGGAAAGCGCCCTGGTGGCCCACGGCTCGGTGGCCGAAGCGGCCGTGGTCGGGTTCCCCCACGAGATCAAGGGGCAGGGGATATACGCCTACGTGACGCTCAACGTGGGCGAGGAGTACACGGAAGACCTGCGCGGCGACCTGAAGAAGCAGGTGCGCTCGATCATCGGCCCCATCGCCACGCCCGACGTGATCCACTGGGCGCCGGCCCTGCCGAAGACGCGCTCCGGAAAGATCATGCGCCGCATCCTGCGGAAGATCGCCACCAACGAGCTGGACCAGATCGGCGATACAACCACGCTGGCGGATCCCGCCGTGGTGGACCAGTTGATCGAGAACAGGTAG
- a CDS encoding MCE family protein has protein sequence MTYSKNSLLPDEAKLGMVFLLAIIIFVWGLFYLKEWRVTGDTYLVDVRLSSAVGVKSSDPILVGGVRIGKVEAVTLDDMSPIVTLRVDEPFEIPEDSQVEVISRSVMGEKSINIRKGVSTVMVPPGGTIEGTAAPGISDMFTQVDSVTVNMRNLLKNANILLDPERDKSIKSSLAGVHDLTIELRETLKRESGQINRVVANMDSLVSNVRDLSETERSKVSGTLDNLESTSGRLSAMMDELQSTSTALNNILNRIDRGEGTMGKLLQDDRLYEDAVRVAGKMDQLVTSLDELVVDLKSNPGRYVTVEIF, from the coding sequence GTGACGTACTCGAAAAACAGCCTGCTGCCCGACGAGGCGAAACTGGGCATGGTCTTCCTCCTGGCGATCATCATATTCGTCTGGGGCCTCTTCTATCTGAAAGAATGGCGGGTAACGGGAGATACCTACCTCGTCGACGTACGTCTGAGCAGCGCCGTCGGGGTCAAGTCCTCCGACCCGATCCTCGTGGGCGGCGTGCGCATCGGCAAGGTGGAGGCCGTGACGCTCGACGACATGTCGCCCATCGTAACCCTGCGTGTCGACGAGCCCTTCGAGATCCCCGAGGACTCGCAGGTGGAGGTGATCTCGCGCAGCGTCATGGGCGAGAAATCCATCAACATCCGCAAGGGCGTCAGCACGGTGATGGTGCCGCCCGGCGGCACGATCGAGGGCACGGCCGCGCCTGGGATATCCGATATGTTCACGCAGGTCGATTCCGTCACCGTGAACATGCGCAACCTGCTCAAGAACGCCAACATCCTCCTGGACCCCGAGCGTGACAAGTCGATCAAGAGCAGCCTGGCCGGCGTGCACGACCTGACCATCGAACTGCGGGAGACCCTGAAACGGGAGAGCGGCCAGATCAACCGGGTCGTGGCGAACATGGACTCGCTGGTGAGCAACGTGAGGGACCTGAGCGAAACCGAGCGGTCCAAGGTATCCGGCACGCTGGACAACCTGGAAAGCACGTCGGGCCGGTTGAGCGCCATGATGGACGAACTGCAGTCTACGTCCACGGCGCTCAACAACATCCTCAACCGCATCGACCGCGGCGAAGGCACGATGGGGAAGCTGCTTCAGGATGACAGGCTCTACGAAGACGCGGTCCGCGTGGCCGGTAAGATGGACCAGCTGGTTACGAGTCTCGACGAACTCGTTGTTGATTTGAAATCCAATCCCGGCCGGTACGTGACGGTCGAGATATTCTGA
- a CDS encoding glucose 1-dehydrogenase, giving the protein MADASTGSEKPDQYEQTKQSAEFAGRTALVTGGSRGIGRSTCRMLAEHGARVAINYARNEEAAKAALSMVEEAGAEGMIVQADVSSEADVDRMAKEVRARLGPVDLLVNNAGIAKNQPHSELAFADWKRMFEVNVDGVFLATWAVKDEMIERGFGRIVNVASLAGIILKKDMIHYATTKAAVISLTRHCAEAFAPHNVRVNCVAPGLTDTDLAGSGNPGMIDRLIASTPMGRIAQPGEMASVIRFLLSEDSSFVTGQTVTACGGRS; this is encoded by the coding sequence ATGGCTGACGCATCGACAGGGTCCGAAAAACCCGATCAGTACGAACAGACCAAGCAGTCCGCGGAGTTTGCGGGCCGCACCGCCCTGGTGACCGGCGGTTCCCGGGGGATCGGCCGATCCACGTGCCGCATGCTGGCGGAACACGGCGCCCGGGTGGCGATCAACTACGCACGAAACGAGGAAGCGGCGAAAGCGGCCCTCTCCATGGTGGAGGAGGCCGGCGCGGAAGGCATGATCGTACAGGCAGACGTATCATCGGAAGCCGACGTGGACCGGATGGCCAAGGAAGTGCGGGCGCGCCTGGGACCGGTCGACCTCCTGGTGAATAACGCGGGGATTGCGAAGAACCAGCCCCATTCGGAACTCGCCTTCGCGGACTGGAAACGCATGTTCGAGGTGAACGTGGACGGGGTGTTCCTGGCGACCTGGGCGGTGAAGGACGAGATGATCGAACGTGGATTCGGCCGCATCGTCAACGTGGCTTCGCTCGCGGGCATCATCCTTAAGAAGGACATGATCCACTACGCCACGACCAAGGCGGCGGTGATTTCCCTCACGCGGCACTGCGCGGAGGCCTTCGCGCCCCATAACGTCCGCGTGAACTGCGTGGCACCGGGCCTGACCGATACCGACCTGGCCGGGTCGGGCAACCCGGGCATGATCGACCGGCTCATCGCTTCCACGCCCATGGGCCGCATAGCCCAGCCCGGGGAAATGGCCTCCGTGATCCGGTTCCTGCTCTCGGAAGACTCCAGCTTCGTGACCGGCCAGACCGTCACGGCCTGCGGCGGGCGGAGCTGA
- a CDS encoding ABC transporter permease encodes MTAFLSFLGRRVLWALTNIGDFGMMMVEVVRNLPRIRTYWGLMVHQMFAIGIHSMPIVLIIAFFAGLVTAVQTGYQFQGYVPAYLVGSVVLSSVVLELAPVLGALVLSGRVGATIAAELGTMRVTEQIDAYEVMAMNPIVYLAIPRIIAGMFMLPVLVVFADLIGTLSGMVAAIDRMGVSIPDFERGMREFFRTQDAFFGLSKAFCFGITITTVACYQGFKVKPGSGAEGVGKATTNTVVVSCILILCLDYLLARTIL; translated from the coding sequence ATGACTGCTTTCCTCTCCTTCCTTGGCAGGCGCGTCCTCTGGGCGCTGACGAATATCGGCGACTTCGGCATGATGATGGTCGAAGTCGTCCGGAACCTGCCCCGCATCCGGACGTACTGGGGATTGATGGTCCACCAGATGTTCGCGATCGGCATCCACTCCATGCCGATCGTCCTGATCATCGCCTTCTTCGCCGGCCTGGTGACCGCGGTGCAGACCGGGTACCAGTTCCAGGGATACGTGCCCGCCTACCTGGTGGGCAGCGTCGTCCTGTCGTCGGTGGTCCTTGAACTGGCGCCGGTCCTGGGCGCCCTGGTGCTGTCGGGACGGGTAGGCGCCACCATCGCGGCCGAACTCGGCACGATGCGGGTGACGGAGCAGATCGACGCCTACGAGGTCATGGCCATGAACCCCATCGTCTACCTCGCGATCCCCCGCATCATCGCCGGCATGTTCATGCTGCCGGTCCTCGTGGTCTTCGCCGACCTGATCGGCACGCTTTCCGGCATGGTCGCGGCCATCGACCGGATGGGGGTGAGCATCCCCGATTTCGAGCGGGGGATGCGGGAGTTCTTCCGGACCCAGGACGCCTTCTTCGGGCTGTCAAAGGCCTTCTGCTTCGGGATTACGATTACCACGGTCGCCTGTTACCAGGGTTTCAAGGTGAAACCGGGTTCGGGCGCCGAAGGCGTGGGCAAGGCGACCACCAACACCGTGGTGGTCTCGTGCATTCTGATCCTGTGCCTGGATTACCTGCTGGCCAGGACGATACTGTAA
- a CDS encoding O-methyltransferase, with product MENRSNKTRSNNPMPNVLSEALDGYLTELMPDRDEVLTEMEEKAQAERIPIVGPLVGRVLHQMAVLSGAKRVFEMGSAIGYSTIWLARAVGPEGRVYYSDGSEQNAAQARKFIERAGVADRVVIQVGDALELLEQTEGSFDLIFNDVDKHDYPRVFDLALPRVRPGGLLITDNVLWSGRVTEPSDDRWTSAIQEYNRKAYGTGEVWTTIIPLRDGVAVSLKR from the coding sequence ATGGAAAACAGGAGCAACAAGACCAGGAGCAACAACCCCATGCCCAACGTACTATCGGAAGCGCTGGACGGCTACCTGACGGAGTTGATGCCTGACAGGGACGAGGTCCTGACCGAGATGGAAGAGAAGGCGCAGGCGGAACGGATCCCCATCGTCGGACCGCTGGTTGGCCGTGTCCTGCACCAGATGGCCGTGCTGAGCGGCGCGAAACGCGTGTTCGAAATGGGCTCGGCCATCGGCTATTCAACCATCTGGCTCGCCCGGGCCGTGGGTCCGGAAGGTCGGGTTTACTACTCCGACGGAAGCGAACAGAACGCCGCGCAGGCCCGGAAGTTCATCGAGCGTGCCGGTGTGGCGGACCGTGTCGTGATCCAGGTGGGCGACGCGCTGGAACTGCTCGAGCAGACCGAGGGCAGCTTTGACCTGATCTTCAACGACGTGGACAAGCACGACTATCCCCGTGTCTTCGACCTGGCGCTGCCGCGCGTCCGCCCGGGCGGCCTGCTGATCACTGACAACGTGCTCTGGAGCGGACGCGTGACCGAGCCGTCCGACGACCGCTGGACCTCGGCCATCCAGGAATACAACCGGAAGGCCTACGGCACCGGCGAGGTCTGGACGACGATCATCCCCTTAAGGGACGGCGTGGCCGTAAGCCTGAAGAGGTAG
- a CDS encoding energy transducer TonB — MMGSLLSVDHFPLKKESPIKFFYQRNAKRGIVAAVIIHALALGTYWGVWWYQEQSRVYATRILDYADLGPPPALTDAPEMPEVPVEAPSRPVIGIPEPVDDAEVSAEMTIATQTEMSQQIAPVIQDIEEENIIIEAPQEENIVIEEEALPAPDAFVAFEIEPKPITQIIPEYPELARKAGIEGTVWVKILIDKQGTVRDAQIMRGIGAGLDEAAIKALMSTRYTPAIQNNQPVAVWVAQRIIFNLR, encoded by the coding sequence ATGATGGGATCGCTGCTCAGCGTCGATCATTTTCCCCTGAAGAAAGAATCTCCCATCAAGTTCTTCTACCAGCGGAATGCCAAGCGGGGCATTGTGGCGGCCGTGATCATCCACGCGCTGGCCCTGGGGACCTACTGGGGCGTCTGGTGGTACCAGGAGCAGAGCCGGGTCTACGCGACGCGGATCCTGGATTACGCCGATCTGGGACCTCCGCCGGCACTGACCGACGCGCCGGAAATGCCGGAGGTGCCGGTGGAAGCGCCGTCCAGGCCGGTGATCGGCATACCGGAACCCGTGGATGACGCCGAGGTGTCCGCCGAGATGACGATCGCCACCCAGACCGAGATGAGCCAGCAGATCGCCCCGGTGATCCAGGACATCGAGGAAGAGAACATCATCATCGAGGCGCCGCAGGAAGAGAACATCGTCATCGAGGAGGAAGCGCTGCCGGCACCTGATGCCTTCGTGGCCTTTGAGATCGAGCCGAAGCCCATCACGCAGATTATACCCGAGTATCCGGAACTGGCACGGAAGGCGGGTATCGAAGGTACGGTTTGGGTTAAGATTCTGATCGACAAGCAAGGCACCGTGCGAGACGCGCAGATCATGAGAGGCATCGGCGCGGGTTTGGACGAGGCGGCAATCAAGGCATTGATGAGTACGAGATATACGCCTGCTATCCAGAACAACCAGCCGGTGGCTGTCTGGGTCGCGCAAAGGATCATATTCAACCTCCGCTGA
- a CDS encoding methyltransferase domain-containing protein → MDMATQHRPASDWYKTAFRYDYLRVYPHRNDEEARRQVDFLVDRLDVPSSCEVLDLGCGDGRHSLELARRGFRVTGLDLSEELLERARRRTADEGLDITFMRGDMRDPPADRAFDLVVNFFTSFGYFREDGENARVLDAISRALRPGGRFLMDYLNRAYVISTLVPSDRRTVEGMEVEQRRWITGDPTKAGGHVRINKQVRIREGGAERSYDESVRMYTLDELEAMMDRTGLRVTQTFGDFDGCPISGNAPRNILMGRSESRADAASRDEKPAMPCP, encoded by the coding sequence ATGGATATGGCTACTCAACACCGTCCGGCGTCCGACTGGTACAAGACCGCCTTTCGTTACGACTACCTGCGGGTATACCCTCACCGGAACGACGAGGAGGCGCGCCGGCAGGTCGATTTCCTCGTGGACAGACTGGACGTGCCTTCGTCGTGCGAGGTGCTGGATCTGGGTTGCGGCGACGGCCGGCACAGCCTGGAACTCGCCCGGCGCGGCTTCAGGGTAACCGGGCTCGACCTGTCGGAAGAGCTGCTTGAACGGGCGCGGCGCCGTACCGCGGACGAGGGGCTGGACATCACGTTCATGCGGGGCGACATGCGCGATCCGCCCGCGGACCGCGCGTTCGATCTCGTGGTGAACTTCTTCACCAGTTTCGGCTATTTCCGGGAGGATGGCGAGAATGCCCGGGTCCTCGATGCTATTTCGCGGGCGCTGCGCCCCGGCGGACGTTTCCTCATGGACTACCTGAACCGCGCGTACGTGATCTCCACGCTCGTTCCCTCGGACCGCCGTACCGTGGAAGGCATGGAAGTCGAGCAGCGGCGCTGGATCACGGGGGACCCGACAAAGGCGGGCGGGCACGTGCGTATCAACAAACAGGTGCGAATCAGGGAAGGCGGGGCGGAGAGAAGCTACGACGAGTCCGTGCGGATGTATACCCTGGATGAACTCGAAGCCATGATGGACCGGACCGGCCTGAGGGTCACGCAGACTTTCGGCGATTTCGATGGCTGTCCGATCAGCGGCAACGCCCCCCGGAACATTCTGATGGGCCGATCGGAATCGCGCGCGGACGCCGCATCCCGCGACGAGAAACCCGCTATGCCATGTCCGTGA
- a CDS encoding SAM-dependent chlorinase/fluorinase, protein MSVITLLTDFGHRDAFVGTMKGVILGISPEARIVDLSHEITPQRIEEGAFVLRTAYAYFPEGTVHVAVVDPGVGGTRRALVVETHGYRFVGPDNGLFAHVYAKETVLRVVSVTESRFMLPEISNTFHGRDVFAPVAAHLALGVPVSDFGPEIDDYVTGTVTEPVVHEGGITGRVLHIDRYGNIITDIGDSLFLEKTRDKRFRIRLADLALDRVSASYDEADAGASLAILDSAGLLEIAVNGGNAAETLGVSTGDRVDVEVE, encoded by the coding sequence ATGTCCGTGATCACGCTGCTAACCGATTTTGGCCACCGCGACGCCTTCGTGGGCACCATGAAGGGGGTCATCCTGGGGATCTCCCCGGAGGCCCGGATCGTGGACCTGTCCCACGAGATTACGCCCCAGCGAATCGAAGAAGGCGCCTTCGTCCTGCGCACCGCCTATGCCTACTTTCCGGAGGGGACGGTGCACGTGGCCGTCGTCGACCCGGGCGTAGGCGGCACGCGGCGGGCCCTGGTCGTGGAAACACACGGTTACCGGTTCGTGGGACCGGACAACGGCCTTTTCGCCCACGTGTACGCGAAGGAGACAGTTCTCCGGGTTGTCTCAGTGACCGAGTCCCGTTTCATGCTGCCGGAAATCAGCAACACGTTCCACGGCCGGGATGTCTTCGCGCCCGTGGCCGCCCATCTCGCCCTCGGCGTGCCCGTTTCGGACTTCGGACCCGAGATCGACGATTACGTCACCGGGACGGTCACCGAACCCGTGGTACATGAGGGCGGGATCACCGGTCGCGTATTGCATATCGACCGATATGGCAATATAATAACGGATATCGGCGATTCCCTCTTCCTGGAGAAGACCCGGGATAAGCGGTTCCGGATCCGGCTGGCCGACCTGGCGCTGGACCGCGTCAGCGCATCCTACGACGAAGCGGACGCCGGCGCGTCCCTGGCGATCCTGGACAGCGCGGGACTGCTCGAGATCGCCGTCAACGGCGGCAACGCGGCCGAGACACTGGGCGTGTCGACTGGAGACCGCGTGGACGTGGAAGTAGAATAA
- a CDS encoding sodium-translocating pyrophosphatase: protein MIENELMYGVIVAGLLGLIYAIWRAAWINGQDEGTDRMKAIGASISEGAMAFLKAEYRVLSIFVVVVAVLLAVANMGKVESSALIALSFVTGALASGLAGFLGMRVAVRANTRTTHAARSGLAQALHVAFAGGSVMGLNVVGLGVLGLGGLFILYTGLFGIDESGIGRVLNVISGFSLGASSIALFARVGGGIYTKAADVGADLVGKVEAGIPEDHPLNPASIADNVGDNVGDVAGMGADLFESYVGSILGSMVLGAGILVAGVYDPVFITLPLIIAGAGIIISILGTFMVSVKEGGNPQAGLNKGEFGSSAIMVAVMYLLIDYLLPGDFTLGGETYTSLGVFIAATIGLLAGLGIGLITEHYTGTHTGPVTSISRQSVTGTATNIIAGLGIGMRSTAIPILIIAAGIIGAYYFAGLYGIAMAALGMLSNTGIQLAVDAYGPISDNAGGVAEMAELPPEVRQRTDKLDAVGNTTAAIGKGFAIGSAALTALALFAAYMVQVGISSIDIANPRVMAGLFVGGMLPFLFSALAMNAVGQAAMAMIEEVRRQFNAIPELKAALSVMKKNDGVDEGDWSREDRDVFEAASGKPEYARCVEISTKAAIRRMVLPGLLAVLTPVVVGFVFGPETLGGLLAGVTVSGVLMAIFQANAGGAWDNAKKMIEEGLTIDGVRYEKGSEAHKAAVVGDTVGDPFKDTSGPSLNILIKLMSVVSLVIAPLIAL from the coding sequence ATGATCGAGAACGAGTTGATGTACGGTGTGATCGTCGCGGGCCTGCTGGGATTGATCTACGCCATCTGGAGAGCGGCCTGGATCAACGGGCAGGATGAGGGGACGGACAGGATGAAAGCCATCGGCGCCAGCATTTCCGAAGGCGCGATGGCCTTCCTCAAAGCGGAGTACCGGGTCCTGTCGATCTTCGTCGTGGTCGTGGCCGTGCTGCTGGCCGTGGCGAACATGGGCAAGGTCGAGTCCAGCGCCCTCATCGCCCTGTCCTTCGTCACCGGTGCCCTGGCTTCCGGCCTGGCCGGATTCCTGGGCATGCGCGTGGCCGTACGGGCCAATACGCGGACGACCCACGCGGCGCGATCCGGACTGGCCCAGGCGCTGCACGTGGCCTTTGCCGGCGGGTCGGTCATGGGCCTGAACGTGGTGGGCCTGGGCGTCCTGGGTCTCGGCGGCCTGTTCATCCTCTACACGGGGCTTTTCGGGATCGACGAGTCGGGTATCGGCCGGGTGCTGAACGTCATCTCCGGCTTCTCGCTTGGCGCTTCGTCCATCGCCCTCTTCGCCCGCGTGGGCGGGGGCATCTACACCAAGGCGGCCGACGTGGGCGCCGACCTGGTGGGCAAGGTAGAGGCCGGGATTCCCGAGGACCATCCCCTCAATCCCGCTTCCATTGCCGATAACGTGGGCGACAACGTGGGCGACGTGGCCGGCATGGGCGCCGACCTCTTCGAATCCTACGTGGGCTCCATTCTCGGGTCCATGGTGCTGGGCGCCGGCATCCTTGTGGCGGGCGTATACGATCCGGTCTTCATCACCCTGCCCCTCATCATCGCGGGCGCGGGCATCATCATCTCGATCCTCGGCACCTTCATGGTCTCGGTCAAGGAGGGCGGCAATCCACAGGCCGGCCTGAACAAGGGCGAATTCGGCTCCTCCGCCATCATGGTCGCCGTCATGTACCTGCTCATCGACTACCTCCTGCCCGGCGACTTCACCCTGGGCGGCGAGACCTACACCAGCCTGGGCGTCTTCATCGCGGCTACCATCGGCCTGTTGGCCGGCCTCGGCATCGGCCTGATCACCGAGCACTACACGGGAACCCATACGGGTCCGGTGACGTCTATTTCAAGACAGTCCGTGACGGGCACCGCGACCAACATCATCGCCGGCCTGGGCATCGGCATGCGGTCCACGGCCATCCCCATCCTGATCATCGCCGCCGGCATCATAGGCGCCTACTACTTTGCCGGGCTTTACGGGATCGCCATGGCGGCCCTGGGCATGCTGTCCAACACGGGCATCCAGCTGGCGGTGGACGCCTACGGTCCCATTTCCGACAACGCGGGCGGCGTGGCCGAGATGGCGGAGCTGCCCCCGGAGGTCCGGCAGCGGACCGACAAGCTCGACGCGGTGGGCAACACGACCGCGGCCATCGGCAAGGGATTCGCCATCGGCTCCGCGGCCCTGACCGCGCTGGCGCTCTTCGCAGCCTACATGGTGCAGGTGGGCATTTCGAGCATCGACATCGCCAATCCCCGCGTCATGGCGGGGCTCTTCGTGGGCGGCATGCTGCCCTTCCTCTTCTCCGCCCTCGCCATGAACGCCGTGGGACAGGCGGCCATGGCCATGATCGAGGAGGTCCGGCGCCAGTTCAACGCCATCCCGGAACTCAAGGCCGCGCTGTCGGTGATGAAGAAGAACGACGGGGTCGACGAAGGGGATTGGTCCCGGGAGGACCGGGACGTCTTCGAGGCGGCGAGCGGCAAGCCGGAGTACGCCCGTTGCGTGGAGATATCCACCAAGGCGGCCATCCGGCGGATGGTCCTTCCCGGCCTGCTGGCCGTTTTGACGCCCGTCGTGGTGGGGTTCGTCTTCGGCCCGGAGACCCTGGGCGGCCTGCTGGCCGGCGTCACCGTGTCCGGCGTGCTGATGGCGATCTTCCAGGCCAACGCGGGCGGCGCGTGGGACAACGCGAAGAAGATGATCGAAGAGGGACTGACCATCGACGGCGTGCGCTACGAGAAGGGATCGGAGGCCCACAAGGCCGCCGTCGTGGGAGACACGGTCGGCGATCCCTTCAAGGACACGTCCGGCCCGTCGCTGAACATCCTGATCAAGCTGATGTCGGTGGTTTCCCTGGTCATCGCCCCGCTCATCGCGCTCTAG
- a CDS encoding sugar kinase yields MIEMFCEGPLATTDTYTRTFAGDTMNMLVAASRLGAKTGYVTHVGNDPFQDFLTEAWRSEGIDLRCATPLERPNGLYFISILPGGEREFTYYRAGSAASFLEPADIDPDYIGSASVVYASGITQAISQSSRAAVLEAFRIAREHNVTTAFDTNLRLGLWSLEEAREALDEILPHVDILLPSAPEESASLFGTEDARAVIERARERGVAMVAVKCGAEGAVLGLADGIHEIPAYVPERVSDTSGAGDVFNGGLLYGMTHGMEAVESARLGTVMAGLKVRGRGATYSIPSREEAFGVYEGLREAK; encoded by the coding sequence ATGATCGAGATGTTCTGCGAAGGCCCCCTCGCCACCACCGACACCTATACCCGCACCTTCGCCGGCGACACGATGAACATGCTCGTGGCGGCCTCCCGCCTCGGCGCGAAGACCGGCTACGTCACCCACGTGGGCAACGACCCTTTCCAGGATTTCCTGACCGAAGCGTGGCGGTCGGAGGGCATCGACCTGCGCTGCGCCACGCCCCTCGAACGTCCCAACGGCCTCTACTTCATCTCCATCCTGCCCGGCGGCGAACGGGAGTTCACCTACTACCGGGCGGGCAGCGCCGCGAGTTTCCTCGAACCGGCCGACATCGACCCGGATTACATCGGCAGCGCGAGTGTCGTCTATGCCAGCGGCATCACCCAGGCCATTTCGCAGAGCAGCCGGGCGGCCGTGCTGGAAGCCTTCCGGATCGCGCGCGAGCACAACGTCACGACGGCCTTCGACACCAACCTGAGGCTTGGCCTGTGGTCCCTGGAGGAAGCCCGGGAGGCCCTGGACGAGATCCTCCCCCACGTGGACATCCTCCTGCCCAGCGCGCCCGAGGAGAGCGCGTCGCTCTTCGGTACGGAGGACGCCCGCGCGGTGATTGAACGGGCACGTGAGCGGGGCGTGGCCATGGTCGCGGTGAAGTGCGGCGCGGAAGGCGCCGTGTTGGGGCTGGCCGACGGGATCCACGAAATCCCGGCCTACGTACCGGAGCGCGTGTCCGACACTTCGGGGGCCGGGGACGTGTTCAACGGCGGCCTGCTGTACGGGATGACCCACGGCATGGAAGCCGTGGAATCCGCCCGGCTGGGCACCGTCATGGCGGGACTCAAGGTCCGTGGCCGCGGGGCGACCTACTCGATTCCGTCGCGGGAAGAGGCCTTCGGCGTGTACGAGGGGTTACGCGAGGCTAAGTGA